From the Methanomicrobiales archaeon genome, the window TCGGCCTTCCAGGTCGCGAGGTAGGCTCGAGCCATCGTCAGCCGGGCATATCGTTTCTTGTCTTCCTTTCGGTCGTCCAGGTAGAGTTTCACGCCGTACGGGTCGAAGGTCGCGTCTTTCCAGCGCAGCCGTCCCAACTCTGATATCCTGCAGCCGGATTCGTAGAGCAGTGAGACGACCGCCCGGTCCCGCGAGTACTTGCAGGCCTCGATGAGTTTCTGGATCTCTTCCACGCTCCAGAGGTCCTCGGGCTCGGTCGTATTGACATCCACCCCGGGCCCCGTGAGTTTCTTCACTTTCTTCTCAGGGAGAGCACTGTACTCATTCTCGATCAACCAGAGCAGGTACGGTTTCACGATCTGGACGTAAGTGTGAATTGTGTTCTGAGTGTACGGTTTGCCCTGCAGGTTCCGGTACTCCTTCAGACCATTGATCGCCGCGAAGACATCCCCCATACCTGCCTCCGAGTAGGGTCGGGTCAAAAATCTGCGGAAATTCACCAGGATGGAAGTGATCTTGTTCACCCGAAGGAGCTGGATGTGGTCGTTCGCCTTCTTCTCTTCGAGGTATTCGCGGATCAGGCTCTCGTCCTGGGCAGTGATCGTCTCCTCCCGGATCCCCTTGCGGAGAGTCGCCTCCCACCCGTACTTCTCGGCGTTGGGGTAAAATGCCAGTTCATCCATGACTATGACTACCCCCGCCATACTAAAAAAGGCTTCTAATCTGACGAGTCTTAAGCCCGGCGAAGGCTCTTTTCTAGTCAGGTCTAAAGCCTTTTTGCGATCGCGTCCAAATTTCAGGTTTGATTTATTATCTCTTGTGCCTCGACTACCCTCGAGGTCCCGTAACTGCCATCTACCCAAGACTTCCAAAAGCATCTCCGACTGCATAGGATACCAGTGCGAGCACCGCAGTGACGACAAAATCGGAGACCTGTTGAGTTGCCTCGTTAATCGGAGCGCCCCACGCGATCGTCGGCATGATCAAAAAGATGAAGCCCATGAGACCGATCGCCCCGGCCGCATCCACCCCCAGTTTTATCTTGGAATCCCCCGGGCGGATTCAGGACGAAGTGTTCGAATCCGTCAGGAAAAAGAGAATTAGTCGGGCGGGTCTAGCAGGATCACCGCGACCCGGCCCGAGTCTCTTCGATCTTCAGTTTGGCTTTCATCCCTCATTCCTCGCCGGGATCTGCGCCCGTCCTCCAGCCGAAGCACGAGTTCGTTGATGGCGTTGACCCACATCTCCCTATGGATGATAGGCGCTCCCCTGCATGCTTGCTCAAGGACGAAGAGGTCATCGTCTGGATCCGGCAGGTTAGGGGAGGAGTTCCTGGAACCTGGCGAACTGACGCCCACGCGGCCCGTCGTGAAGACCGGGACCGCCCACCTGGACCGCGAAGCGGAGATGGGGCAGAGGCCGAACCGCACGATTCGGCCCCGCTCAACGGAGCTCGTCCGCATGCAGACCTTTGTCATGCCTGCGTATTGGGCTCGGTAGTACCAACAGTCGTTTCCCATGCTATCGTTCCTCTACCAGCCTGCGGATCTCGTCCTGCGGCGATAGGGCCGCCGGATCTGGGCAATGCTCGTCACACGAGTAGATGAGGCGGCCGGATACCCCGACCCCTCGGCACTCGATTTCCCACGTCGCCGGACGGTGGCAACCCTTGGTATCGCAGGTTTCGCAGACGCACCCCTCTAACGCGATCGTTTCGTGGATCAACTCATGCACCCGGAGCAGCCCATCCCAATCTACGTTGAGCCGGGACCCGGATCCGTCCGAGTATGTGTGCTGGATGCGGTATAGAGCCCGCTCCGGCGGGGCGTCAGCCGCGCCCGCCTTGATGATCTCAAACATCTCATCCATGTTGTCACCTACGCACAAAACTACAACCTCGCCTCTTCCACCGTGTCCGGCTCCGGGCACCAGACCTGCGTGAGGTCCGCGAGCTCCTCAGCGTAGTCCTCCGCGACCGTCGCCTCGCGCCACCCGTGACCGCCGGGGAGGTGGTCGTCGTAGATGTCCAGCCGCAGGTCGACGGCAGTCTCGGCCGGGATATCGAGCGGCATGAGGGTCACCATGCGCCCGTCCTCCAGCCGAAGCACGAGTTCGTTGATGACGATCCGGCCGCTCTCCTCGACGAGCACCATCGCAGATGAGACGGTCGCGTGCTCAAGGTCGTCGCGGATGATCCTCTCCAGGCGGCGGCAGGCGTCGCCGGTGAGCGTTGTAGGGGGGGTTCGTGTTTCCATTTCTCTCACCTCACGGGTCGATCCTCACAACCTTGACCCTCTTGTTTGCCCACTCCAGCGGCAGGTAGAGTGTCGCGCTGCTCTGCCCGGAGTAGTGCCGCGGGACGCGCTCCAGGGCCTCGTAGCCTACGATCTCGTAGCGGTCTGGACGCGGGATCTCCTCCCCAGTCTCCAAGTCACATACTGAGACGGTCTGCTCGTATGGTGCCTCCATGAGTTTGATCAACTTTTCCGACGCTGCCCCATCTACAGTGTACCGGGAGTGGGTAGTAGTTACCGTTTTGCGGGTTGTCATTTTATCACCCTCAAAAGTTACTGCTGTGGATGCTTGTCCGCCCACTGTAAGTAGACCTCGATGCCATCGGGGATGCCCTTGAGCCGCGGGCCATCGCAAGTCATAATCGCGGGATACTGCTTGCAGACCACGCATATCCCAGGCATCTCGCGCCCGGTGCGCTCTTTGTAGAGTCGCTCCATCTCGGGGGTCACAAAGTAACACTCCGCCACCGGGAACCGGGGGATCTTCACAAGCTTTTCTGCGGCGACCGCCTCCCGGATCTCCGGGCTGAACTTAGTCAGGATCTTCTGCATCTCTTACACCTCTTGCAATACATATATTATACGTATTGGTATATATATCTATCGCACAAAGGATAGATCGAGGTAACCATTCCTTGACCTGATCCTTCAAGGGATGCCTGCACACCTTCCCGACGAGCTACTCGAACCTCCTGGCCATGTGGACCGTGGCCGCCCGAAAGGCCGGCTATGCCGGGACGGACCCGAGCACCGGGAGAGCGCTCTACCATATCCACTCGCTACGGAAGTTCTTCCGGACGCGGCTGGGGCGGTACGACGAGGTGGAGATGCTGATGGGCCACGAGGGCGGCTACCTGAGCAGCGCCTACGTGCGGCTGACCGAAGACGACCTGGCGCGGTTCTACCGGGCGAACCAGCACCGGCTGTACATCGAGCGGCCGGTCGTCCTGGAGGATGCGGCGGCGCAGGAGCAGCTGGAACGGCAGGAGCAGCAGATCCAGGAGATGCAGGCGCGGTTCGACGAGATGTTTGCCCGCCTGCAGGCCTCGAACGCGGAGCAGATCGCGGCGCTGCGGCAAGAGATGCGGAAGCGGTGACACCATGGCAAAAACTATTTCTATCGCTCCCGCCAGTTCTCCTTCATGAAAAGACTCGCATTCCTGCTCATCCTCGCCGCCCTGCTCGTGGCAGCGAGCGGGTGCACCTCCCGCACGCAGTACGAATATACCGGTGGATCCACCACGCCCACGACCTCGACCTCAGGCCAGTACCAGGTCGGCGACATCGTCCAGGCAGCCGTCGGCGATCCGAGCATGGCGATGATCGTTCTTGCTGATACCGGCACCGGGTATCGGGTCCAGACCGTCTACCGGCCGGACGCCTCGAGCGCCTGGGTGCGGGTCGCCGGGCGAGTCGATACGTTCAGCTACCAGGCCGTCGAGACCGGCCTCCCGAACGTCGTCGGGCACGC encodes:
- a CDS encoding tyrosine-type recombinase/integrase, whose protein sequence is MDELAFYPNAEKYGWEATLRKGIREETITAQDESLIREYLEEKKANDHIQLLRVNKITSILVNFRRFLTRPYSEAGMGDVFAAINGLKEYRNLQGKPYTQNTIHTYVQIVKPYLLWLIENEYSALPEKKVKKLTGPGVDVNTTEPEDLWSVEEIQKLIEACKYSRDRAVVSLLYESGCRISELGRLRWKDATFDPYGVKLYLDDRKEDKKRYARLTMARAYLATWKADCPDASPDAPMFTNLQDKSPVEYITIIRLLERLKKDAGITKRLTPHLFRHSRITHMIAQNYQESVIKKTMWNNLNTKMLETYVSLGEDDIDAEMLERQGIQRKKVTAVANPLAPVPCPNCHTPNRPQARFCDVCGRGLSDEAVAEEGELKQDVVNDPEALQDLIDRRIAEALKKRGEQN
- a CDS encoding DUF2080 family transposase-associated protein, with product MTTRKTVTTTHSRYTVDGAASEKLIKLMEAPYEQTVSVCDLETGEEIPRPDRYEIVGYEALERVPRHYSGQSSATLYLPLEWANKRVKVVRIDP